A genome region from Tolypothrix sp. PCC 7712 includes the following:
- the pgeF gene encoding peptidoglycan editing factor PgeF — translation MHTWHWRNWEGMPYLTCSILEPWQHGFFTQPFWPRSPQELTQVLQPDASVYRLKQVHGNTVLTPQEIDHKLSNGGDDVDGEGDSALASADGLVSEQPLQAVWVASADCTPVLIGDIKTGQVAAIHAGWRGTAKKIVPQAIARLKAQGSKLENLRIAMGPAIAGEVYQVSVEVAAEIGSSIISHEDEQKIVDALHELPNSPLIPDRDPGKVRVDVRRVNTLQIESLGISGEQIAIAPYCTYQTPEHFFSYRREQQKKVQWSGIVSGNG, via the coding sequence ATGCACACTTGGCACTGGCGCAATTGGGAAGGAATGCCTTACCTGACTTGTAGTATCCTAGAACCTTGGCAACACGGCTTCTTTACCCAGCCGTTTTGGCCACGTTCACCACAAGAATTAACACAGGTACTGCAACCTGACGCATCAGTTTATCGCTTAAAACAGGTTCATGGCAATACCGTTTTGACTCCGCAAGAAATTGATCATAAGTTAAGCAATGGCGGGGATGATGTGGATGGTGAAGGCGATTCAGCATTAGCATCAGCAGATGGTTTAGTTAGCGAACAACCTTTGCAAGCGGTGTGGGTAGCCAGCGCTGATTGTACGCCAGTGCTAATTGGTGATATCAAAACCGGACAAGTCGCAGCCATTCATGCAGGCTGGCGGGGGACTGCGAAAAAAATTGTTCCCCAAGCGATCGCAAGATTAAAAGCACAAGGTAGCAAGCTAGAAAATTTGCGAATAGCAATGGGGCCTGCGATCGCAGGTGAAGTTTACCAAGTCTCTGTTGAAGTGGCTGCGGAAATTGGATCTAGCATTATCAGCCATGAAGACGAACAAAAAATAGTTGATGCTTTACATGAACTACCCAATTCCCCATTAATTCCCGATCGCGATCCAGGGAAAGTGCGGGTAGATGTACGGCGGGTAAATACCTTACAAATAGAAAGCTTAGGAATTAGCGGCGAACAAATTGCGATCGCTCCTTATTGCACTTACCAAACCCCAGAACACTTTTTCTCTTATCGCCGAGAACAGCAGAAAAAAGTGCAGTGGTCTGGGATTGTTAGTGGGAATGGGTAA
- a CDS encoding biotin--[acetyl-CoA-carboxylase] ligase gives MKLDRQYLEAALKAGRQYSYLPFSLHIFDSVASTNQTLWGLLAEGAKPGCVVIATQQTAGRGQWGRQWSSPSGGLYLSVAIQPKLDAVNSYQLTLASAWGIASQLQKSGVTVGIKWPNDLVLDGRKLGGILTETKINQGQITQAVIGVGINWANPVPETGINLELWQASQLNKAIPSLEMLTSQVLLGIESGLKCLFEEGVNILLSDYLNLLINMGDRIHVNQLAGTVIGVTPQGNLRVNLETYNTKEVISSEIYIEPGTISLGYKKSSV, from the coding sequence GTGAAATTAGATCGGCAATATTTAGAAGCAGCCCTCAAAGCAGGGCGACAGTATTCCTATTTACCATTTTCTCTACACATTTTTGATAGTGTAGCTTCTACTAACCAAACTCTCTGGGGCTTACTAGCAGAGGGCGCTAAACCAGGATGTGTCGTTATCGCTACTCAGCAAACTGCTGGACGTGGACAATGGGGTCGCCAGTGGAGTTCTCCTTCTGGAGGATTATATCTTTCGGTAGCGATTCAGCCTAAACTAGATGCTGTTAATAGTTACCAATTAACTTTAGCAAGTGCTTGGGGAATAGCTTCACAATTACAAAAATCTGGTGTCACTGTGGGGATTAAATGGCCTAATGATTTAGTTTTAGACGGCCGCAAACTAGGCGGAATTTTAACGGAAACGAAAATCAATCAAGGACAAATTACCCAAGCTGTAATTGGTGTGGGCATTAACTGGGCAAACCCTGTACCGGAAACTGGAATTAACTTGGAATTATGGCAAGCCTCACAGCTTAACAAAGCAATTCCTTCTCTAGAAATGTTAACTTCTCAAGTTTTATTAGGGATAGAATCCGGTCTGAAGTGCTTATTTGAAGAAGGAGTAAACATACTCTTGTCTGACTATCTGAATTTACTGATCAATATGGGCGATCGCATACACGTCAATCAACTTGCGGGTACTGTAATTGGGGTAACCCCTCAAGGTAATTTACGTGTAAATCTCGAAACTTATAATACAAAGGAAGTTATCTCATCAGAAATTTACATTGAACCCGGTACAATCAGTCTGGGTTACAAAAAATCTTCTGTTTAA